In Macrobrachium nipponense isolate FS-2020 chromosome 41, ASM1510439v2, whole genome shotgun sequence, the following proteins share a genomic window:
- the LOC135212554 gene encoding large ribosomal subunit protein mL64-like isoform X2, with product MPSTTFAGHRCTSKAPQLTDDEKQVYSLWRLRKLYGNYGSASDVNVGLLWPSKQEMELQKEKERVTYPDDIYRMIEIDKLQRKEEEVKIQKRQQELALKVTKLEDWKREVRERYQNKLRLAQEAKAKKEKVIEEIRQMFGYRIDPKDDKFKEALEKKEQEEKKAAKAAKKLKKQQKLIAEIHKMAGEGNARIEGDNTNSKEGGVETAPSTHSFSETKS from the exons GCTCCCCAATTAACAGATGATGAAAAACAAGTGTATTCTCTGTGGCGGTTGCGAAAGCTATATGGAAATTATGGCTCTGCCAGTGATGTCAATGTTGGGTTACTATGGCCCAGTAAGCAGGAGATGGAACtacagaaggaaaaggaaagagtgACATATCCTGATGATATTTATCGAATGATTGAGATTGACAAGCTACaacggaaggaggaggaggttaaaatacagaaaag ACAGCAGGAGCTTGCTCTAAAAGTAACTAAACTAGAGGATTGGAAAAGAGAAGTAAGAGAGCGTTATCAAAATAAATTGAGGCTAGCTCAGGAGGCAAAA GCAAAAAAGGAAAAGGTAATAGAAGAAATACGGCAGATGTTTGGCTACCGAATTGATCCTAAAGATGACAAATTCAAGGAAGCTCTTGAAAAGAAGgagcaagaagaaaagaaggcaGCTAAAGCTGCCAAGAAATTAAAGAAACAGCAAAAACTGATTGCTGAGATCCATAAGATGGCTGGTGAAGGGAATGCAAGGATAGAGGGGGACAATACCAATAGTAAGGAAGGAGGTGTTGAAACGGCTCCTAGTACGCACTCTTTTTCTGAAACCAAATCATAA